The sequence below is a genomic window from Streptomyces sp. V1I1.
GGGCGGAGCCCCGGTTGCGGGAAGCGGCGGGGTGGGGAGAGACCCCCGCTCACACCCCCGGCGCCGTCACGAAGTCGATCAGCTCCTCCACCCGCCCCAGCAGCTCCGGCTCCAGGTCCTTGTACGACCTCACCCCCGACAGGATCCGCTGCCACGCGGCCCCCGTGTTCTCCGGCCAGCCCAGAGCGCGGCAGACGCCCGTCTTCCAGTCCTCGCCGCGCGGGACCGTCGGCCAGGCGCGGATGCCCACCGAGGACGGCTTCACCGCCTCCCACACGTCGATGTACGGGTGGCCCACCACCAGGGCGTGGTCGCTGGAGATCTCGGACGCGATGCGGGACTCCTTCGAGCCCGGGACCAGGTGGTCCACCAGTACCCCGAGGCGCGCGTCCGGGCCCGGGGCGAAGGCCGTGACGATCGCGGGGAGGTCGTCGATGCCCTCCAGGTACTCCACCACCACCCCCTCGATCCGCAGATCGTCACCCCACACCTTCTCGACGAGCTCGGCGTCGTGGCGGCCCTCCACGTAGATGCGCCCGGCGCGCGCGACCCGCGCGCGGGCGCCGGGGACCGCGAGGGAGCCCGAGGCCGTACGGACCGGGCGGGCCGCGGACGGCGACGTCGGGCGGACCAGGGTGACGACGCGGCCTTCCAGCAGGAAGCCCCGCGGGGCCAGCGGGAACACCCGGTGTTTGCCGAAGCGGTCCTCCAGGGTCACAGTCCCCGCCTCGCAGCGGATCACCGCGCCGCAGAAGCCCGTGCCGACCTCCTCCACGACCAGGTCCGGGTCGGCGGGGACCTCGGGAGCCGGCTGCTGCTTCTTCCAAGGTGGCGTCAGATCGGGGCTGTAGCTGCGCATTCGCCAGACGCTACGACACCCCGAACCGCGCCGCCAGCACGTCGCGTTGGACGCGTACGAACGCCGCGTCGACCACTGCCCCGTGCCCCGGCACGTACACCGCGTCCTCGCCGCCCAGGGACAGCAGCCGGTCCAGTGCAGCCGGCCAGCGGGACGGGATCGCGTCCGGGCCCGCCTGGGGTTCGCCCGACTCCTCCACCAGGTCGCCGCAGAACACCACCTCCGGGCTGCCCGGCACCAGGACGGCCAGATCGTGGCCCGAATGTCCTGGGCCCACATTCGCCAGCAGCACCTGGCGGCCGCCCAGCTCCAGCGTCCACTCCCCGCTCACCATGTGGTGCGGCACCACCAGCACGTCGACCGCCTGGGCCGCGTCGTCGACGGCTACCCCGTGGCGTACCGCCGAGCCCAGGATCTCGTCGCGCTCCCGCTTCATCAGATCGGCCACACCGACCGCGCCGTACACCTGCGCCCCCGCGAACGCCGCCGTCCCCAGCACATGGTCGAAGTGGGGGTGGCTCAGTGCGATATGCGTCACCCGGCGGCCGCCCAGCAGCGCCTGCGCCTGGGTGCGGAGCTCGGCGCCCTCGCGGAGCGTGGAGCCCGTGTCGTACATGAGGACACCGCTGTCACCGGCGATCAGACCCACAGTCGCGTCCCAGACCGGCATCCGTCGGCGGCCCACCCCGTCGGCCAGCCGCTCCCAGCCGAACTCTTCCCAACTGACGTCCATACCGGGACGCTATCGGCAACGACCAGGGATGTCGCACGGTAGCGTGGTCGGCCGCCCTTGCTAGGGGCGTACCCCACGGCCGTACACTGGCACGGTGAAAGGCTGGCACTCGTATGCATCGAGTGCCAAGCAGTCGCCAGGGACCACAGCTGGAGGTGTGCGCGGTGCTCAGTGAACGCAGACTCGAGGTGCTGCGCGCCATCGTCCAGGACTATGTCGGCACCGAGGAGCCCGTCGGCTCCAAGGCGCTCACCGAGCGTCATAAGCTCGGCGTCTCGCCGGCCACTGTCCGCAACGACATGGCGGTGCTGGAGGAGGAAGGGTTCATCGCCCAGCCGCACACCAGCGCCGGACGCATCCCGACGGACAAGGGCTACCGGCTCTTCGTCGACAAGCTGGCGGGCGTCAAGCCGCTGTCGTCGCCCGAGCGCCGCGCCATCCAGAACTTCCTGGACGGAGCCGTCGACCTCGACGACGTAGTGGGCCGTACGGTACGGCTGCTGGCGCAGCTGACCCGGCAGGTCGCCGTCGTCCAGTACCCCTCGCTGACCCGGTCCACCGTCCGGCACGTGGAGCTCCTCTCCCTCGCGCCCGCCCGGCTGATGCTGGTGCTGATCACGGACACCGGACGGGTCGAGCAGCGCATGATCGACTGCCCCGCGCCGTTCGGTGACACCTCGCTCGCGGACCTGCGGGCCCGGCTCAACAGCCGGGTCGTCGGGCGCCGCTTCGCGGATGTGCCGCAGCTGGTGCAGGATCTTCCCGATTCCTTCGAGGCGGAGGACCGCGGGACCGTCTCCACGGTGCTCTCGACCCTGCTCGAAACCCTGGTCGAGGAGACCGAGGAGCGTCTGGTGATCGGCGGCACCGCCAATCTGACGCGCTTCGGGCACGATTTCCCGCTGACGATCAGGCCGGTGCTGGAGGCGCTCGAGGAGCATGTGGTGCTCCTCAAGCTGCTCGGCGAGGCCAAGGAATCGGGCGGTATGGGCATGACCGTACGGATCGGTCATGAGAACGCCCATGAGGGCCTCAACTCCACGTCCGTGGTCGCGGTCGGCTACGGTTCGGGCGACGAGGCAGTTGCCAAACTCGGCGTGGTCGGACCGACCCGCATGGACTACCCCGGAACGATGGGAGCGGTACGCGCAGTGGCACGTTACGTCGGACAGATCCTGGCGGAGTCGTAAGTGGCCACGGACTACTACGCCGTACTCGGCGTGCGCCGCGACGCATCACAGGACGAGATCAAGAAGGCCTTCCGCCGCCTTGCGCGCGAACTCCACCCGGATGTGAATCCGGACCCGAAGACGCAGGAGCGCTTCAAGGAGATCAACGCCGCCTACGAGGTGCTGTCGGACCCGCAGAAGAAGCAGGTCTACGACCTCGGCGGAGACCCGCTTTCGCAGGCGGGCGGCGGAGGCGCGGGCGGCTTCGGAGCCGGTGGCTTCGGGAACTTCTCGGACATCATGGACGCGTTCTTCGGTACGGCGTCGCAGCGCGGGCCGAGGTCGCGTACGCGGCGCGGCCAGGACGCGATGATCCGGCTGGAGATCGACCTCAACGAGGCGGCCTTCGGTACGACCAAGGACATCCAGGTCGACACGGCGGTCGTCTGCACGACGTGCTCGGGTGAGGGCGCGGCGCCGGGCACCTCGGCGCAGACCTGCGACATGTGCCGCGGCCGCGGTGAGGTCTCGCAGGTGACGCGGTCCTTCCTGGGCCAGGTCATGACGTCGCGGCCGTGCCCGCAGTGCCAGGGCTTCGGCACGGTCGTGCCGACGCCGTGCCCGGAGTGCGCCGGCGACGGCCGTATCCGGTCCCGTCGCACGCTGACCGTGAAGATCCCGGCCGGCGTCGACAACGGCACGCGCATCCAGCTCGCCGGTGAGGGCGAGGTCGGCCCCGGCGGCGGCCCCGCGGGTGATCTGTACGTCGAGATCCACGAGCTGCCGCACGCGGTCTTCCAGCGGCGCGGCGACGATCTGCACTGCACGGTGACCATCCCGATGACGGCGGCGGCGCTGGGCACGAAGTGCCCGCTGGAGACGCTGGACGGCGTGGAGGACGTCGACATCCGCCCGGGTACGCAGTCGGGGCAGTCGATCCCGTTGCACGGGCGCGGCATCACACACCTGCGGGGCGGGGGCCGCGGCGACCTGATCGTGCACGTCGAGGTGATGACCCCGTCGAAGCTGGACGCGGATCAGGAGCGGCTGCTGCGGGACCTGGCGAAGCTGCGCGGGGAGGAGCGGCCGACGGGCCAGTTCCAGCCGGGCCAGCAGGGCCTGTTCTCCCGCCTGAAGGACGCGTTCAACGGCCGGTAAGCGGAGTCACCGGGTTCGCGGTTGCCGTTGGCCAGGGGGGTTGGTGGGAGTCAACCGGGTTCGCGGTCGCCGTGGGCCAGGGGGCGTTGGTGGTTGCTGTCGGTGGTGGGTTTCGCGGGCGGGCCCCAAGCTGTCCTCGAAGGGCGTACGGGTGCCTGGGGGCCAGCCCCCGGTTAACGAACAGAACGCCGGATTCGGTGGTGCGGGAGTGACATGGCACCATGCCTGCATGTCCTCCGCACTGGCCGATCTTTGCCGTTATCCGATCGTGCAGGCCCCCATGGCGGGCGGCGCATCCTGTCCGCAGCTCGCCGCCGCCGTGTCCGAAGCCGGTGGGCTCGGGTTCCTGGCTGCCGGGTACAAGACCGCGGACGGCATGTACCAGGAGGTCAAACAGGTCCGCGGGCTCACCGGGCAGCCCTTCGGCGTCAATCTCTTCATGCCGCAGCCCAACACCGCCGACCCCGCCGCCGTCGAGGTCTACCGGCATCAGCTCGCCGGTGAGGCCGCCTGGTACGAGACACCGCTCGGCGACCCCGACTCGGGGCGGGACGACGGGTACGAGGCCAAGCTCGCCATCCTCCTCGACGATCCGGTTCCCGTTGTCTCCTTCACCTTCGGCTGTCCGACCCGCGATGTGCTCGACTCCTTCGCCAAGGCCGGGACCTTCACCGTCGTCACCGTCACCACGCCCGAAGAGGCGCAGGCCGCGCAGTGGGCCGGGGCGGATGCCGTGTGTGTGCAGGGCGTCGAGGCCGGCGGACACCAGGGCACCCACCGGGACGACCCGGCGACCGACGGCTCCGGCATCGGGCTGCTCTCGCTCGTCGCGCTGGTCCGCGAGTCCGTGCAGCTGCCTGTCATCGCCGCGGGCGGCCTGATGCGCGGCGGTCAGATCGCCGGCGTGCTCGCGGCCGGCGCGGGCGCGGCGCAGCTCGGGACGGCGTTCCTGGTCTGCCCCGAGTCCGGCGCGAACGCGCTGCACAAGCAGGCCATGACCAACCCGCTGTTCGTACGCACCGAACTCACCCGCGCCTTCTCCGGGCGGCCCGCCCGCGGTCTCGTCAACCGCTTCATGCGCGAGCACGGCCCGTACGCCCCCGCCGCCTACCCCCAGGTGCACCATCTGACGAGCCCTCTGCGCAAGGCCGCCGCCAAGGCGGGCGACCCCCAGGGCATGGCGCTCTGGGCCGGGCAGGGCCACAAGATGGCGCGCGACCTGCCCGCAGGCCGGCTTGTCGACGTCCTCGTCGCCGAACTGGACTCCGCGCGCGCGGCGCTGGCCCTGGGCCGTTCCTGATGACCGCGCCCGTATTCGTCGTCGACTCCCTGGAGGGCGTGGGGCCGGGTGCGGTCCTGACCCTGGACGGGCCCGAGGGGCGGCACGCCGTCTCCGTACGCAGACTGCAGTCCGGCGAGGACATCGTGCTCACGGACGGCCGCGGACGCGGTGCGGCGGGCGTCGTCCTGCGGACCGAGGGCAAGGACCGGCTGATCGTCGAGCCGTTCGAATTCCCTACGGAGCCCGAGCCGACGCCCCGTATCACCGTCGTCCAGGCCCTCCCCAAGGGCGACCGCGGCGAACTCGCCGTCGAGACCATGACGGAGACCGGCGTCGACGGGGTCGTGCCGTGGGCGGCCGCGCGCTGCATCACACAGTGGAAGGGCGAGCGGGGCGCCAAGGCGCTCGCCAAGTGGCGGGCGACGGCTCGCGAGGCGGGCAAGCAGTCACGCAGGCTCCGCTTCCCGGAGGTCGCGGACGCCGCAACGACCAAGCAGGTTGCGGCACTTCTCGCCAAAGCCGATTTCGCGGCGGTGTTGCACGAGGAGGGGGCCGAACCGCTGGCCACCGCGGCGCTGCCGACGGAGGGGTCGATCGTGCTGGTGGTGGGGCCCGAAGGGGGCGTGTCGCCGGAGGAGTTGACGGCGTTCGCGGACGCGGGTGCGAAGCCGTACCGGCTGGGCCGCAGTGTGCTGCGCACGTCGACGGCGGGTACGGCGGCGACGGCGCTGCTGCTGGGCCGTACGGGCCGCTGGTCCTGACGCTGCGTCTGCGGCGGGGCCACGCGGCGGAGCCGCAAAATCGGATACAGCCCCTACCCTCCCCTTCCCGAACTGGGGGCAAGCCCCCAGACCCCCGGTACGCCCTTCGGGCGTTGTCCTCAATCGCCGGACGGGCTTGATTTCCGCCGGTCGGCCTGACGATGGTCGACCGGCGGAACTTCAAGTCCGCCGGGCGAAATTCAAGCCTCGTGGGGGTCCCCCCGGACGAAGTCTGGGGGATTTGAGGCGCGGTCCCGGACGCGAAATCAAGCCTCTCCGGCGATTGAGGAGCGGGGTCCGTGGCGGAGCCCCGGAAATCAGCCTCGCCGGCGCTTGAGGCGCGGGATCTGGGGCGGAGCCCCGGGTTCGGGCCCGCCCGAACCGTGTCGGTGCATGGCGGCAAGCGGTCTACCGCAGCCGGGGCCGCAGTGGGAGCCTGCCCCTCATGAGGGCCATGAGACGAATACGCTACCCGCGAACCCTCGCCGCAATCGGCACTGCCGGCGCGGCAGTTGTGGGTGTCGCGGCCTGTGAGCCGACGACCGGCGGACTGAGTTCCGTCGCCGTCGCGATCACCACCGACAAGACGGGGACCAGCACACTCGAACGCCTCGGCTTCGATGTGCGCTGGCTCAGCTGTACGGCGACGATCAATGGCGGCAAAGCCGGTACCGGAGCGACCAAGTCGCCCTCCCCGTCGCGCGGCGCCACCGTCGACTGCCAGGGCGAGACCAACTCGGAACAGGACATCACGCTCAAGGGCAAGGTGACGGAGGAGCGTTCGGGGAGGTGTGTACGCGGCGATCTGATCGCGAAGGTCGACCGCAAGGTCGTCTTCCAGGCCACCGTGCTCGGCAACTGCTCCGGCGCGCCGACCCGTTCGCCCACCCGTTCCCCCAACCGTCCGCCCAGCCACTCGCCGAGCGGGGCCCCGGGTGCCACCGTGACCGTGACCGTGACCGTCACCGCGACGCCCGATCCGCCGCGCAAGTGATCCGAAAGCCGTGACCAGGCGGCGACTGCCTGCCTAGGGTGACGGTGTGACGCACCCTGCCTACCTCCGGTATCCGCATGTCCACGGCGAGTTGATCGCCTTCACCGCAGAGGACGACGTCTGGGTCGCCCCGCTCGACGGCGGCCGGGCCTGGCGCGTCAGCGCCGACAACGTTCCGGTGAACCACCCCAGGATCTCGCCCGACGGCACGCACATCGCATGGTCGTCGCAGCTGGCCGGCGCGCCCGAGGTGCACCTTGCGCCCATCGACGGCGGGCCCGCGGACCGGCTTACGTACTGGGGCAGCGGAAGGACGTCCGTCCGCGGCTGGACCCCGGACGGCGAGGTCCTCGCGATCAGTACGTACGGCCAGGCCTCGCTGCGCCGCAGCTGGGCGCGGGCGGTGCCGCTCGACGGCGGGCCCGCGACCGTCCTGCCGTACGGGCCCGTGGGCGATGTGGCGTACGGTCCGCACACAGTGCTGCTCTCCGCCACCATGGGGCGCGAGGCCGCCGCCTGGAAGCGCTACCGGGGCGGTACGGCGGGCAAGTTGTGGATCGACCGGGCGGGCGACGGGGAGTTCGTACGCCTGCATGAGGAGCTCGACGGGAACATCGAGTACCCGCTGTGGGCGGGGGACCGGATCGCCTTCCTCTCCGACCACGAAGGCGTGGGGGCGGTGTACTCGTCCCTGGCCGACGGGTCCGATCTGCGGCGGCACACCGGAGTTGACGGCTTTTACGCCCGCCACGCCGCCACCGACGGCACCCGGGTCGCCTACGCCTCGGCCGGTCAGCTGTGGCTCCTCGACGACCTCGACGGCGCCGAGCCCCGCCGGCTCGACATCCGGCTCGGCGGCCAGCGCACCGATCTGCGGCCCCGCCCCGTCAAGGCCGACTACAACCTGGGCACCGCCACGCCCGACCACACGGGCCGCGGCAGCGCGGTGGAGATCCGCGGCGGCGTCCACTGGGTCACCCACCGGGAAGGACCCGCGCGGGCGCTCGCCGTGGAGCCCGGCGTGCGGGCGAGGCTGCCTCGCACCTTCCGGGTCGACGGTGAGGAGCACGTCGTCTGGGTCACCGACGCCGAGGGTGACGACGCCCTCGAATTCGCGCCGGCCACCGGCAAGGCGCCCGGCGCGACGCCGCGCAGGCTCGGCGCGGGACGGCTCGGCCGGGTCCTGAGCCTGGCCGTCGCCCCCGACGGCAGCCGCGCCGCCGTCGCCTCGCACGACGGCCGCGTACTGCTCGTCGAACGCGAGTCGGGCGAGGTCCGCGAGGTCGACCGCAGCGAGCACGGCGAGGCCACCGGCCTGGCCTTCTCGCCGGACTCCGGCTGGCTCGCCTGGTCGCACCCGGGGCACGATCCGCTGCGCCAGCTCAAGCTCGCCAACACCGCCGATCTGTCGGTGTCCGAGGCGACCCCGCTGCGCTTCTGCGACTTCCAGCCCGCATTCACGCTCGACGGCAAGCACCTCGCGTTCCTCTCCGAGCGCGCCTTCGACCCGGTCTACGACACGCATGTCTTCGACCTCGCGTTCGTCGGCGGCTGCCGCCCGCACCTGATCACGCTCGCGGCCACGACGCCGTCGCCGTTCGGACCGCAGCGCCACGGGCGGGCCTTCGAGGCGGACAAGGACCAGCGGCAGCAGGACGGCGAGGAGAGCGGCGTCCCGGTGACCCGTATCGACCTCGAGGGACTCGCCGACCGGATAGTGCCGTTCCCCGTCGAGGCCGCCCGCTACTCCACGCTGCGCGCCGCCAAGGACGGGCTGCTGTGGCTGCACCACCCGCTGCGCGGCGTCCTCGGCACGACCCGCGCCACGCCCGACGACCCGGGGCCCAAGACCGCGCTGGAGCGGTACGACCTGGTCCAGCAGCAGATCGAGGAACTCTCCTCGGACGCTGCGGGCTTCCAGGTCAGCGGCGACGGAAAGCGGGTGCTGCTGTACACCGACGGCAAGCTCAAGGTGGTGCCGAGCGACCGCAGGGCCTCGCGCGACGAGGACAGCGACACCAACATCACCGTCGACCTCTCGCGCGTACGCGGCAGTGTCGACCCGGCCGCCGAATGGCGGCAGATGTACGACGAGGCCGGCCGGCTGATGCGCGACAACTTCTGGCGCGCGGACCTCGGCGGCGTCGACTGGGACGGCGTACTCGACCGCTACCGCCCGGTGCTGAAGCGCGTGGCCACCCACGACGATCTGATGGACCTTCTGTGGGAGGTACAGGGCGAGCTCGGCACTTCGCACGCGTACGTCACGCCGCGCGGCGGGTACGGGAACAGCTCGACGCGGCAGGGGCTGCTGGGCGCGGACATCTCCCGGGCGGCGGACGGCGCGTGGCGCATCGACCGCATCCTGCCGTCCGAGACGTCCGACCCGAAGGCCCACTCGCCCCTCGCCGCACCGGGCGTCGCGGTGCGCGCGGGCGACGCGATCCTCGCGGTGGACGGCCGCCCGGTGGACCCCGTCGCCGGGCCGGGGCCGCTGTTGGTCGGCGCGGCGGGCAAGCCCGTCGAACTGACCATCTCCCCGGCGGGCGGCGGCGATCCGCGGCACGCGGTCGTCGTCCCCCTCGCCGACGAGGAGCCGCTGCGCTACCACGCGTGGGTGTCAGGCCGGCGTGCGTACGTCCATGAGAAGTCCGGCGGCCGGCTGGGCTATCTGCACGTCCCCGACATGCAGGCGCCGGGCTGGGCACAGATCCACCGGGACCTGCGGGTCGAGGTGGCGCGCGAGGGGCTGGTCGTGGACGTACGGGAGAACCGCGGCGGGCATACGTCCCAGCTCGTCGTGGAGAAGCTGGCGCGCCGGATCGTGGGCTGGGACCTGCCGCGCGGGATGCAGCCCTTCAGCTACCCCCAGGACGCGCCGCGGGGCCCGGTCGTCGCGGTGGCGAACGAGTTCTCCGGCTCGGACGGTGACATCGTCAACGCGGCGATCAAGGCGCTGGGCATCGGCCCGGTGGTGGGCACGCGGACCTGGGGCGGCGTGGTGGGCATCGACAGCCGGTACTCGCTGGTGGACGGGACGCTGGTGACGCAGCCCAAGTACGCGTTCTGGCTCGAGGGGTACGGCTGGGGCGTGGAGAACCATGGCGTGGACCCGGACGTGGAGGTGGTGATGTCTCCCCAGGACCACGCGTCGGGCCGTGATCCGCAACTGGACGAGGCGGTCCGGATGGCGCTGGCGGTGCTGACGGAGAACCCGGCGAAGTCGCCTCCGGAGCTGCCGTAGGGGAGTGCGGGTCGCCGTCCCACAGCATCACGAACCCGATCACTCGATACGATGCGGGTCGTAGTGGACTCACTCGAGGAGGACCCCGGCATGGCGGGAGAACCGCAGGCTGACTGCCTGTTCTGCAAGATCGTCGCGGGGGAGGTGCCGGCCACAGTCGTCCGGGAGACCGAGACCGTCGTCGCCTTCCGCGACATCAACCCCCAGGCCCCCACCCACGTCCTGGTCATCCCCAGGGCGCACTACCGGGACGCCGCCACCCTCGCCGCCGCCGAGCCGCAGCTCGTCGCCGACCTGCTGCGGGAGGCCGGTGAGGTCGCGGCGGAGGAGAAGGTCGACGGCGCCGGGTACCGGATCGTCTTCAACACCGGTACCGGCGCGGGGCAGACCGTCTTCCACGCCCACGCCCACCTGCTGGGCGGCCGAGGCCTCGAGTGGCCCCCCGGATAACGGAGCCGACTCACCTTGTCCGTACGTGAACTCGTCGTGCTCGGGACCGCCAGCCAGGTCCCGACGCGGCACCGCAACCACAACGGCTACCTCCTGCGCTGGGACGGCGAGGGCATCCTCTTCGACCCCGGTGAGGGCACCCAGCGCCAGATGCTGCGTGCCGGGGTCGCCGCGCACGACATCAACCGGATCTGCGTCACGCACTTCCACGGCGACCACTCACTCGGCCTCGCCGGGGTGATCCAGCGGATCAACCTCGACCGGGTCCCGCACGAGGTGTCCGCGCACTATCCGGCCAGCGGCCAGCGCTTCTTCGACCGGCTGCGGTACGCGACTGCCTACCGCGAGACGGTCGAGCTGATCGCGTCCCCGGTCGCCGCCGACGGCGTCCTGGCCGAGTCCGCGTCGTACACCGTCGAGGCCCGCAGACTCTCGCACCCCGTCGAGTCGTACGGCTACCGCATCGTCGAGCCGGTCGGCCGCCGGATGCTGCCCGAGAAGCTCGCCGCGTACGGCATCAAGGGCCCGGACGTCGGCCGGCTCCAGCGCGAGGGCGAGGTGGGCGGCGTCCCGTTGAACGCGGTCAGCGAGTTCCGGCGAGGGCAGCGCTTCGCATTCGTCATGGACACCCGGCTCTGCGACGGCGTGCACGCGCTCGCGGACGGCTGCGACATGCTCGTCATCGAGTCGACCTTCCTTGACGGGGACGAGCATCTCGCCGAGGACCACGGCCACTTGACCGCCGGGCAGGCGGCCCGGGCGGCTCGTGACGCGGGCGTACGGCATCTGGTCCTGACGCACTTCTCGCAGCGGTACAACGAACCCGGGGAATTCGAGCGGCAGGCGCGGGCGGCCGGTTTCGAGGGGGAACTGACCGTCGCTCACGACCTGTTGCGTGTCCCCTTCCCCAAACGTCACCCGTAACCGAGACGAGACCGCCGTGCCCCTCCCCAAGGCCGAACTGCACCTCCACATCGAAGGCACCCTCGAACCCGAGCTCGCCTTCGCGCTGGCCGCGCGCAACAGCGTCGATCTGCCGTACAAG
It includes:
- a CDS encoding DUF3097 domain-containing protein, whose product is MRSYSPDLTPPWKKQQPAPEVPADPDLVVEEVGTGFCGAVIRCEAGTVTLEDRFGKHRVFPLAPRGFLLEGRVVTLVRPTSPSAARPVRTASGSLAVPGARARVARAGRIYVEGRHDAELVEKVWGDDLRIEGVVVEYLEGIDDLPAIVTAFAPGPDARLGVLVDHLVPGSKESRIASEISSDHALVVGHPYIDVWEAVKPSSVGIRAWPTVPRGEDWKTGVCRALGWPENTGAAWQRILSGVRSYKDLEPELLGRVEELIDFVTAPGV
- a CDS encoding MBL fold metallo-hydrolase gives rise to the protein MDVSWEEFGWERLADGVGRRRMPVWDATVGLIAGDSGVLMYDTGSTLREGAELRTQAQALLGGRRVTHIALSHPHFDHVLGTAAFAGAQVYGAVGVADLMKRERDEILGSAVRHGVAVDDAAQAVDVLVVPHHMVSGEWTLELGGRQVLLANVGPGHSGHDLAVLVPGSPEVVFCGDLVEESGEPQAGPDAIPSRWPAALDRLLSLGGEDAVYVPGHGAVVDAAFVRVQRDVLAARFGVS
- the hrcA gene encoding heat-inducible transcriptional repressor HrcA, translating into MLSERRLEVLRAIVQDYVGTEEPVGSKALTERHKLGVSPATVRNDMAVLEEEGFIAQPHTSAGRIPTDKGYRLFVDKLAGVKPLSSPERRAIQNFLDGAVDLDDVVGRTVRLLAQLTRQVAVVQYPSLTRSTVRHVELLSLAPARLMLVLITDTGRVEQRMIDCPAPFGDTSLADLRARLNSRVVGRRFADVPQLVQDLPDSFEAEDRGTVSTVLSTLLETLVEETEERLVIGGTANLTRFGHDFPLTIRPVLEALEEHVVLLKLLGEAKESGGMGMTVRIGHENAHEGLNSTSVVAVGYGSGDEAVAKLGVVGPTRMDYPGTMGAVRAVARYVGQILAES
- the dnaJ gene encoding molecular chaperone DnaJ, giving the protein MATDYYAVLGVRRDASQDEIKKAFRRLARELHPDVNPDPKTQERFKEINAAYEVLSDPQKKQVYDLGGDPLSQAGGGGAGGFGAGGFGNFSDIMDAFFGTASQRGPRSRTRRGQDAMIRLEIDLNEAAFGTTKDIQVDTAVVCTTCSGEGAAPGTSAQTCDMCRGRGEVSQVTRSFLGQVMTSRPCPQCQGFGTVVPTPCPECAGDGRIRSRRTLTVKIPAGVDNGTRIQLAGEGEVGPGGGPAGDLYVEIHELPHAVFQRRGDDLHCTVTIPMTAAALGTKCPLETLDGVEDVDIRPGTQSGQSIPLHGRGITHLRGGGRGDLIVHVEVMTPSKLDADQERLLRDLAKLRGEERPTGQFQPGQQGLFSRLKDAFNGR
- a CDS encoding nitronate monooxygenase, whose translation is MSSALADLCRYPIVQAPMAGGASCPQLAAAVSEAGGLGFLAAGYKTADGMYQEVKQVRGLTGQPFGVNLFMPQPNTADPAAVEVYRHQLAGEAAWYETPLGDPDSGRDDGYEAKLAILLDDPVPVVSFTFGCPTRDVLDSFAKAGTFTVVTVTTPEEAQAAQWAGADAVCVQGVEAGGHQGTHRDDPATDGSGIGLLSLVALVRESVQLPVIAAGGLMRGGQIAGVLAAGAGAAQLGTAFLVCPESGANALHKQAMTNPLFVRTELTRAFSGRPARGLVNRFMREHGPYAPAAYPQVHHLTSPLRKAAAKAGDPQGMALWAGQGHKMARDLPAGRLVDVLVAELDSARAALALGRS
- a CDS encoding 16S rRNA (uracil(1498)-N(3))-methyltransferase, with the protein product MTAPVFVVDSLEGVGPGAVLTLDGPEGRHAVSVRRLQSGEDIVLTDGRGRGAAGVVLRTEGKDRLIVEPFEFPTEPEPTPRITVVQALPKGDRGELAVETMTETGVDGVVPWAAARCITQWKGERGAKALAKWRATAREAGKQSRRLRFPEVADAATTKQVAALLAKADFAAVLHEEGAEPLATAALPTEGSIVLVVGPEGGVSPEELTAFADAGAKPYRLGRSVLRTSTAGTAATALLLGRTGRWS
- a CDS encoding S41 family peptidase yields the protein MTHPAYLRYPHVHGELIAFTAEDDVWVAPLDGGRAWRVSADNVPVNHPRISPDGTHIAWSSQLAGAPEVHLAPIDGGPADRLTYWGSGRTSVRGWTPDGEVLAISTYGQASLRRSWARAVPLDGGPATVLPYGPVGDVAYGPHTVLLSATMGREAAAWKRYRGGTAGKLWIDRAGDGEFVRLHEELDGNIEYPLWAGDRIAFLSDHEGVGAVYSSLADGSDLRRHTGVDGFYARHAATDGTRVAYASAGQLWLLDDLDGAEPRRLDIRLGGQRTDLRPRPVKADYNLGTATPDHTGRGSAVEIRGGVHWVTHREGPARALAVEPGVRARLPRTFRVDGEEHVVWVTDAEGDDALEFAPATGKAPGATPRRLGAGRLGRVLSLAVAPDGSRAAVASHDGRVLLVERESGEVREVDRSEHGEATGLAFSPDSGWLAWSHPGHDPLRQLKLANTADLSVSEATPLRFCDFQPAFTLDGKHLAFLSERAFDPVYDTHVFDLAFVGGCRPHLITLAATTPSPFGPQRHGRAFEADKDQRQQDGEESGVPVTRIDLEGLADRIVPFPVEAARYSTLRAAKDGLLWLHHPLRGVLGTTRATPDDPGPKTALERYDLVQQQIEELSSDAAGFQVSGDGKRVLLYTDGKLKVVPSDRRASRDEDSDTNITVDLSRVRGSVDPAAEWRQMYDEAGRLMRDNFWRADLGGVDWDGVLDRYRPVLKRVATHDDLMDLLWEVQGELGTSHAYVTPRGGYGNSSTRQGLLGADISRAADGAWRIDRILPSETSDPKAHSPLAAPGVAVRAGDAILAVDGRPVDPVAGPGPLLVGAAGKPVELTISPAGGGDPRHAVVVPLADEEPLRYHAWVSGRRAYVHEKSGGRLGYLHVPDMQAPGWAQIHRDLRVEVAREGLVVDVRENRGGHTSQLVVEKLARRIVGWDLPRGMQPFSYPQDAPRGPVVAVANEFSGSDGDIVNAAIKALGIGPVVGTRTWGGVVGIDSRYSLVDGTLVTQPKYAFWLEGYGWGVENHGVDPDVEVVMSPQDHASGRDPQLDEAVRMALAVLTENPAKSPPELP
- a CDS encoding histidine triad nucleotide-binding protein gives rise to the protein MAGEPQADCLFCKIVAGEVPATVVRETETVVAFRDINPQAPTHVLVIPRAHYRDAATLAAAEPQLVADLLREAGEVAAEEKVDGAGYRIVFNTGTGAGQTVFHAHAHLLGGRGLEWPPG
- a CDS encoding ribonuclease Z, with protein sequence MSVRELVVLGTASQVPTRHRNHNGYLLRWDGEGILFDPGEGTQRQMLRAGVAAHDINRICVTHFHGDHSLGLAGVIQRINLDRVPHEVSAHYPASGQRFFDRLRYATAYRETVELIASPVAADGVLAESASYTVEARRLSHPVESYGYRIVEPVGRRMLPEKLAAYGIKGPDVGRLQREGEVGGVPLNAVSEFRRGQRFAFVMDTRLCDGVHALADGCDMLVIESTFLDGDEHLAEDHGHLTAGQAARAARDAGVRHLVLTHFSQRYNEPGEFERQARAAGFEGELTVAHDLLRVPFPKRHP